In Thermococcus celericrescens, the genomic stretch GGTAGTGCAGATGAGGGAGCTCAGGTGACAAAGAGCTTTGAGGTGTTTGCCCTTTCTGCACAGCATCATTGACAACTTTGAAGTGAATAATGGAGGAATATTACCAATGAATGGAAATACCAACAAAACCGATGCGTTTTTAAAAAATACTGGCATCTGGGAAGGGGAGTTTTCAAACTACGTTAACCAGATGGAGGGAATCACACAGCGCGGAAAGATGATAATCGAGGTTGAAACCACTCCCGAGGGCACTATAATCCAGAGAAACTTCTTTGTGAGACCAGATGGGACAAAGAGCGATTACGTTGGGATTGCACAGATGAGAATCGAAGGGAACCGGCTGTTATGGGCAGGAGAAGCGGTTGAGGACCCGAACACGGCCGAGGAAATCAGAAACCACTCCTTTGAGGGCATCATTACCGACGACCAAATATACATAGTGGAGCTCTACGAGGCAGTTGGGAAGGACGGAACCATCGAACGCAGGCGCAACACCACGCACTACTACTTTCTGAGCGATAAAGAAGCCGTGATGACCGGCAGCGTCTACGTAAACGACGAGCTGCTTGTGTTCGCGAGTACAAGGCTGAGGAGAGTAAGGTAACCAGAGCAGATACCCGTCCACATCCGCCGCGGACCAAACCACCGGAAGCCTTTTAGGGATAACGTCCAATTTATTCTGCCCGGGGAGTGCCGCCGAAGGCGGAGCCGATGAACTTGGGCGGGTTATTACCCCCTTTTCACGGCGTTTCTTGAATCCAAAAAGGTCATCAAAAGTCTCACTCCCCCATAACATGCACCACGACCCTCCTGTGCCTCGGTATCACGTCCAGCTCGACGAAGAAAATCTGCTGCCAGGTTCCGCGCACGAGCCTGCCGTCAACGACGGGGAAGCACTCACTCGCCCCGAGGAGCGTAGCGCGGAGGTGGCTGTGGGCGTTGTCGTCTATCCTGTCGTGGAGGTAGCCTTTGCCTTTGGGAATCAGCTCCCTCAAAGCCCGCTTGAAGTCCTCCAGAAGACCGGATTCATGCTCTATCGTGACTATCGCACCCGTCGCTCCGGGAACAAAGACCAGAACCTGGCCGTTCTCGATCCCGGATTCCTCAACGATTCTCTCCACCTCACGGGTTATGTCGATGAGGTCAATCTCCCCCTTCGTTTGAAACCTCAGTTCCCTCGTGAGAACCGTCATACCACCACCCCGCGGTGACTCCGAGGGTGAAGCCTATTAGGTTTGCGGCCATGTCTGCGAAGGAGAACGTTCTCCCGGGGATGAAGAGCTGAAGGAACTCCAGGAGGAAGGGCAGGGGCAGGAGGTAAGTCCATAAACGCCATCCAAGAAAGCCCAGAGCAGCAAATTCTACCAAATGGGCCAGTTTATCCCCGTTGGCCACGGGCGACGACGGAACCCTCGGCGTTAGGTTCAGAAACAGAAGAAGGAGCACGTAGAGGAAGAGAAATCTCCTCAAAGGTTCCCCACCAGCCTCTTGAGCTTCTCAACGACGTCGAAGGGCGTCTCGCCGAATATATAGACCAGCGGTTCGACCCCAAGGCCGCCCACGTCAACGACTGCGTCATAGGCATCCTGCCCGAAGACATCGGCTATAACCCTCACGGCCTCATCCTCGCTCAGCCTCCCCGTTTTACCCTCCCGACCTTGAACCCCGCGGCAGTCAGGGCGGATTCTATGTCACGGCCGTACCTGATGTTGAGAACGCACCGTATTTCGGGCCGTA encodes the following:
- a CDS encoding secondary thiamine-phosphate synthase enzyme YjbQ, with translation MTVLTRELRFQTKGEIDLIDITREVERIVEESGIENGQVLVFVPGATGAIVTIEHESGLLEDFKRALRELIPKGKGYLHDRIDDNAHSHLRATLLGASECFPVVDGRLVRGTWQQIFFVELDVIPRHRRVVVHVMGE
- a CDS encoding VanZ family protein, whose product is MRRFLFLYVLLLLFLNLTPRVPSSPVANGDKLAHLVEFAALGFLGWRLWTYLLPLPFLLEFLQLFIPGRTFSFADMAANLIGFTLGVTAGWWYDGSHEGTEVSNEGGD
- a CDS encoding thiamine-phosphate synthase family protein, which gives rise to MRVIADVFGQDAYDAVVDVGGLGVEPLVYIFGETPFDVVEKLKRLVGNL